One Malus sylvestris chromosome 14, drMalSylv7.2, whole genome shotgun sequence DNA segment encodes these proteins:
- the LOC126599204 gene encoding uncharacterized protein LOC126599204 isoform X1: MGNSQSPPSRNPRFASSSRAFTHTELEDLKSLHASLAAQSQSGGPYISPSVFKTYFGLKGALGDRMFDLVIQQRKDGKLTFEDLVIAKGIYEKGTKDDIEEFIYQLLDVSGDGIVGRSDLECVLGAMFDNVLNMDNSERGSNAHQGSVDVFLNAAKFTKHDEGHDQESLSLEDFRTWCTLLPSVRKFLGSLLIPPHQGRPGSQVPRLMHVENIDSNMVLLKEVYAWHIGGILPQQELMEWKLLYHSSFSGLSFNTFLGSMSNDKGPTVLIIKDKDGYIYGGYASQPWERHGGFYGDLKSFLFQLYPKASTFRPTGANTNIQWCAVNFSSESIPNGIGFGGKVNHFGLFLSASFDQGHTFSCTTFGSPCLSKTNRIHPEVIECWGVVTKVAEQEKHAGGKGNVLERFKEDRHMLNMVGLANSSE, encoded by the exons aTGGGGAACTCTCAGTCACCTCCTTCTCGCAATCCTCGCTTTGCTTCCTCCTCTag AGCTTTTACTCATACGGAACTCGAAGATCTCAAATCCTTGCACGCGTCTCTGGCTGCTCAGTCGCAGAGCGGTGGTCCGTACATCTCCCCCTCAGTTTTCAAG ACTTATTTCGGACTAAAGGGAGCTCTGGGAGATAGGATGTTCGACTTAGTTATCCAGCAACGCAAAGACGGAAAGCTCACCTTTGAAGACTTAGTTATTGccaaa GGGATTTATGAGAAGGGAACGAAAGATGACATTGAAGAATTCATATATCAGTTGTTAGACGTATCCGGGGATGGCATTGTGGGAAG GTCGGATTTGGAATGTGTTCTGGGTGCAATGTTTGACAATGTATTAAATATGGACAACTCTGAACGTGGATCAAATGCACATCAGGGCAGTGTCGATGTGTTTCTTAATGCTGCAAAGTTTACTAAGCATGACGAAGGACACGACCAAGAAAGTTTGTCTCTTGAAGATTTCAGAACTTGGTGTACTCTTCTCCCATCTGTCAGGAAGTTCCTTGGAAGCTTATTGATACCTCCTCATCAAG GAAGACCAGGTTCCCAAGTTCCTCGACTGATGCATGTGGAAAACATCGATTCAAATATGGTGCTACTGAAGGAGGTATATGCTTGGCATATAGGAGGAATCCTTCCACAACAAGAGCTGATGGAATGGAAACTGCTATATCACAGTTCTTTTAGCGGTCTGAGCTTTAACACCTTTTTGGGCAGCATGTC AAATGATAAAGGACCAACTGTGTTAATCATCAAGGATAAAGATGGTTATATTTATGGGGGTTACGCTTCTCAGCCATGGGAGAGGCACGGTGGTTTCTATGGAGATCTGAAGTCTTTTCTTTTCCAGCTGTATCCGAAGGCGTCAACATTCAGGCCAACGGGGGCAAACACCAACATACAATGG TGTGCAGTGAATTTCAGTTCAGAGAGTATCCCGAATGGTATCGGTTTTGGAGGAAAGGTGAATCACTTTGGCCTTTTTCTTTCGGCCAGCTTTGATCAGGGGCACACTTTCTCCTGTACCACATTTGGCTCCCCTTGCCTCTCCAAGACCAACCGGATACACCCGGAAGTGATAGAATGCTGGGGAGTTGTTACCAAAGTAGCAGAACAAGAAAAACACGCCGGTGGAAAAGGTAATGTACTGGAGAGATTTAAGGAAGACCGCCATATGCTTAACATGGTTGGGCTTGCTAATTCAAGTGAGTAA
- the LOC126599204 gene encoding uncharacterized protein LOC126599204 isoform X2, translating into MGNSQSPPSRNPRFASSSRAFTHTELEDLKSLHASLAAQSQSGGPYISPSVFKTYFGLKGALGDRMFDLVIQQRKDGKLTFEDLVIAKGIYEKGTKDDIEEFIYQLLDVSGDGIVGRSDLECVLGAMFDNVLNMDNSERGSNAHQGSVDVFLNAAKFTKHDEGHDQESLSLEDFRTWCTLLPSVRKFLGSLLIPPHQGSQVPRLMHVENIDSNMVLLKEVYAWHIGGILPQQELMEWKLLYHSSFSGLSFNTFLGSMSNDKGPTVLIIKDKDGYIYGGYASQPWERHGGFYGDLKSFLFQLYPKASTFRPTGANTNIQWCAVNFSSESIPNGIGFGGKVNHFGLFLSASFDQGHTFSCTTFGSPCLSKTNRIHPEVIECWGVVTKVAEQEKHAGGKGNVLERFKEDRHMLNMVGLANSSE; encoded by the exons aTGGGGAACTCTCAGTCACCTCCTTCTCGCAATCCTCGCTTTGCTTCCTCCTCTag AGCTTTTACTCATACGGAACTCGAAGATCTCAAATCCTTGCACGCGTCTCTGGCTGCTCAGTCGCAGAGCGGTGGTCCGTACATCTCCCCCTCAGTTTTCAAG ACTTATTTCGGACTAAAGGGAGCTCTGGGAGATAGGATGTTCGACTTAGTTATCCAGCAACGCAAAGACGGAAAGCTCACCTTTGAAGACTTAGTTATTGccaaa GGGATTTATGAGAAGGGAACGAAAGATGACATTGAAGAATTCATATATCAGTTGTTAGACGTATCCGGGGATGGCATTGTGGGAAG GTCGGATTTGGAATGTGTTCTGGGTGCAATGTTTGACAATGTATTAAATATGGACAACTCTGAACGTGGATCAAATGCACATCAGGGCAGTGTCGATGTGTTTCTTAATGCTGCAAAGTTTACTAAGCATGACGAAGGACACGACCAAGAAAGTTTGTCTCTTGAAGATTTCAGAACTTGGTGTACTCTTCTCCCATCTGTCAGGAAGTTCCTTGGAAGCTTATTGATACCTCCTCATCAAG GTTCCCAAGTTCCTCGACTGATGCATGTGGAAAACATCGATTCAAATATGGTGCTACTGAAGGAGGTATATGCTTGGCATATAGGAGGAATCCTTCCACAACAAGAGCTGATGGAATGGAAACTGCTATATCACAGTTCTTTTAGCGGTCTGAGCTTTAACACCTTTTTGGGCAGCATGTC AAATGATAAAGGACCAACTGTGTTAATCATCAAGGATAAAGATGGTTATATTTATGGGGGTTACGCTTCTCAGCCATGGGAGAGGCACGGTGGTTTCTATGGAGATCTGAAGTCTTTTCTTTTCCAGCTGTATCCGAAGGCGTCAACATTCAGGCCAACGGGGGCAAACACCAACATACAATGG TGTGCAGTGAATTTCAGTTCAGAGAGTATCCCGAATGGTATCGGTTTTGGAGGAAAGGTGAATCACTTTGGCCTTTTTCTTTCGGCCAGCTTTGATCAGGGGCACACTTTCTCCTGTACCACATTTGGCTCCCCTTGCCTCTCCAAGACCAACCGGATACACCCGGAAGTGATAGAATGCTGGGGAGTTGTTACCAAAGTAGCAGAACAAGAAAAACACGCCGGTGGAAAAGGTAATGTACTGGAGAGATTTAAGGAAGACCGCCATATGCTTAACATGGTTGGGCTTGCTAATTCAAGTGAGTAA
- the LOC126599209 gene encoding uncharacterized protein LOC126599209, which yields MSRPWVLVCLLLLIVFTSQFEWKQYGNDEPSPSTSKKQQYISEREEAVKEKIILSQEKNIQKLNELVRSLREQLLQCRGENEIVNGTSAPLTELLSELERHPLLED from the exons ATGTCCAGACCATGGGTGTTGGTTTGTCTGCTCCTGTTAATTGTGTTTACATCACAGTTTGAATGGAAGCAATATGGGAATGATGAACCAAGTCCAAGTACCTCCAAGAAACAACAATATATATCTGAAAGGGAAGAAGCCGTGAAAGAAAAA ATTATCCTCTCCCAAgagaaaaatatacaaaaacttAATGAGCTTGTGCGGAGTCTTCGAGAACAATTGCTACAATGTAGAGGTGAAAATGAGATTGTCAATGGCACTTCAGCTCCTTTGACTGAACTTCTTTCTGAACTGGAAAGGCATCCACTTTTGGAGGATTAA
- the LOC126600410 gene encoding uncharacterized protein LOC126600410 gives MSGPSDRRFDLNLVEKAATPSLDNIWRPSFVSHTGPLTVGDSVMKNDMTAAVVARNLLTPKDNRLLSKRSDELAVKDFLALSVQCAGSVSNMAQRLFARTRQVESLAAEVMSLKQEIRGFKHENKQLHRLAHDYAINMKRKLDQMKESDGQVLLDHQRFVGLFQRHLLPSSSGAVLHNEAPNDQPLMPPPSRVLSSIEAPNDPPPVPSLSGALLTAETSSKQPL, from the coding sequence atgtctggcccctccgaccgtcgttttgacttgaaccttgttgaaaaggcagccacgccttctctagacaacatatggcgcccatccttcgtctcccatactggtcctcttaccgttggggattccgtgatgaagaatgatatgaccgctgcggtggtggccaggaaccttctcactcctaaagataacagactactttccaaacgatctgatgagttggctgttaaggattttctggctctcagtgttcagtgtgcaggttctgtgtctaatatggcccaacgcttatttgctcgaacccgccaagttgaatcattggcggctgaagtgatgagtctcaaacaggagattagagggttcaagcatgagaataaacagttgcaccggctcgcacatgactatgctataaacatgaagaggaagcttgaccagatgaaggaatctgatggtcaggttttacttgatcatcagagatttgtgggtttgttccaaaggcatttattgccttcgtcttctggggctgtactgcataatgaagctccaaatgatcaacctctgatgcctcctccttctagggttctgtctagtattgaggctccgaatgatccccctccggtgccttctctttctggggctctactgaCTGCGGAGACTTCTTcgaagcaacctttgtga
- the LOC126599208 gene encoding protein GL2-INTERACTING REPRESSOR 1-like codes for MSRRNGGGPKLDLKLNLSPPRANQQLAESPRRSATVSPTSPPSSCVSLELNQDDNFSPETTSMVLVGCPRCLMYVMLSEDDPKCPKCKSTVLLDFLHDTTTTTPPNLKDKEELKKSAKRAKC; via the coding sequence ATGAGTAGGCGAAACGGAGGCGGTCCGAAGCTTGACCTAAAGCTGAACCTGTCACCACCGAGGGCTAATCAGCAACTGGCAGAGTCACCACGAAGATCGGCAACTGTTTCACCTACGTCACCGCCAAGCTCATGTGTGTCGTTGGAGCTGAATCAGGACGACAATTTCAGCCCGGAGACCACTTCCATGGTGCTAGTCGGATGCCCTAGGTGCCTCATGTATGTGATGCTCTCGGAGGACGACCCTAAATGCCCTAAATGCAAGAGCACTGTTTTGCTAGACTTTCTTCATGacacaaccaccaccaccccccCCAACCTCAAGGACAAGGAGGAGCTAAAAAAAAGTGCTAAAAGAGCTAAGTGCTAG